In Acinonyx jubatus isolate Ajub_Pintada_27869175 chromosome A3, VMU_Ajub_asm_v1.0, whole genome shotgun sequence, a genomic segment contains:
- the SALL4 gene encoding sal-like protein 4 isoform X4: MSRRKQAKPQHINSEEDQGEQLPQRSAAEFADAAPAAPATGEPGAPMNHPGSGNDVSRAGVSGKRPRREETHVCEKCCAEFFSLSEFLEHKKSCTKNPPVLIMHDGEGPVPSEDFSGAVLGHQPHSPSSKDGPREDGGGPGDTKEKLGAESVVFLKTETAPPPASQDVSCLPKGKVASTNVTLQALRGTRVAVNQRSVEAPPAPVPGASSIPWVLEQILCLQQQQLQQIQLTEQIRVQVNTWASHALHSGGAGADTLKALGSHVSQQVSAAVALLSQKAAGQGLALDALKQAKLPHAHVPATSGSVSQGLAPFALKPDGTRVLPNVVSRLPGALLPQAPGSVLFPSPFSTVALDPSKKGKGKPPNVSPVEVKPRDEAVLCKHKCRSSLPSTFIRAQPAYVKVEVPGAFVGPATVSPGMTPLLVAQPRRQAKQHGCARCGKNFSSASALQIHERTHTGEKPFVCNICGRAFTTKGNLKVHYMTHGANNSSARRGRKLAIENTMALLGTDGKRVPEMFPKEILAPSVSVDPVVWNQYTTMLNGGLAMKTNEISVIQSGGIPTLPVSLGASSIVNNTTISKLDGSQSALGAEVEKPGAADGVPKHQFPHFLEENKIAVS; the protein is encoded by the exons ATGTCGAGGCGCAAGCAGGCGAAACCCCAGCACATCAACTCCGAGGAGGACCAGGGCGAGCAGCTGCCGCAGCGGTCGGCCGCGGAGTTTGCAGATGCGGCCCCAGCCGCGCCGGCGACGGGGGAGCCGg GTGCTCCAATGAACCACCCAGGGAGTGGCAATGACGTCAGCAGGGCTGGGGTGTCAGGGAAGAGGCCTCGTCGGGAGGAGACTCACGTCTGCGAGAAATGCTGCGCGGAGTTCTTCAGCCTCTCCGAGTTCTTGGAACACAAGAAAAGTTGCACTAAAAATCCCCCCGTCCTCATCATGCACGACGGCGAGGGGCCGGTGCCTTCAGAAGACTTCTCCGGGGCGGTGCTGGGCCACCAGCCGCACAGTCCAAGCAGTAAGGACGGTCCCAGGGAGGATGGCGGCGGCCCGGGGGACACGAAGGAGAAGCTGGGGGCCGAGTCCGTCGTGTTCTTGAAGACTGAGACGGCCCCGCCGCCCGCGTCCCAGGACGTGAGCTGTCTGCCCAAAGGCAAGGTGGCCAGCACCAACGTCACCCTCCAGGCCCTgcggggcaccagggtggccgTGAATCAGCGGAGCGTCGAGGCGCCGCCGGCCCCCGTGCCCGGCGCCAGCAGCATCCCGTGGGTCCTCGAGCAGATCCTGTGCCTCCaacagcagcagctgcagcagaTCCAGCTCACGGAGCAGATCCGCGTTCAGGTGAACACGTGGGCCTCCCACGCCCTCCACTCCGGCGGGGCGGGGGCCGACACCCTCAAGGCCTTGGGCAGCCACGTGTCCCAGCAGGTGTCTGCGGCCGTGGCCTTGCTGAGCCAGAAAGCTGCAGGCCAGGGCCTGGCTCTGGACGCCTTGAAACAGGCCAAGCTACCTCACGCGCACGTCCCCGCCACGAGCGGCTCCGTGTCCCAGGGGCTGGCGCCCTTCGCCCTGAAGCCGGACGGGACGAGGGTCCTGCCCAACGTCGTGTCGCGCCTTCCCGGCGCCCTGCTACCTCAGGCCCCCGGCTCTGTGCTCTTCCCGAGCCCTTTCTCCACCGTGGCGTTGGACCCGTccaagaaggggaaggggaagcccCCGAACGTGTCCCCGGTGGAGGTCAAGCCCAGAGACGAGGCCGTCCTCTGCAAGCACAAGT GTCGTAGCAGCCTGCCATCGACATTTATCCGCGCCCAACCAGCCTATGTGAAAGTCGAAGTCCCTGGCGCGTTTGTTGGACCTGCGACCGTGTCCCCAGGCATGACTCCTTTGCTGGTGGCCCAGCCACGCCGGCAGGCCAAACAGCACGGCTGTGCACGGTGCGGGAAGAACTTCTCCTCGGCGAGCGCCCTCCAGATTCACGAGAGGACTCACACTGGGGAGAAGCCTTTCGTGTGTAACATATGTGGGCGTGCCTTTACCACCAAAGGCAACCTGAAG GTCCACTACATGACGCACGGAGCCAACAACAGTTCTGCACGCCGAGGGAGGAAGCTGGCCATCGAGAACACCATGGCTCTGTTAGGAACTGATGGGAAGAGAGTTCCCGAGATGTTTCCCAAGGAAATCCTGGCCCCCTCGGTGAGCGTGGACCCCGTCGTGTGGAACCAGTACACCACCATGCTCAATGGAGGCCTGGCCATGAAGACCAACGAAATCTCCGTGATCCAGAGTGGCGGCATCCCCACGCTCCCAGTTTCCTTGGGGGCTAGCTCCATTGTGAACAACACCACTATCTCCAAGTTGGACGGCTCCCAGTCTGCCCTCGGTGCCGAAGTGGAAAAACCGGGTGCTGCTGACGGTGTCCCCAAACACCAGTTCCCTCACttcctggaagaaaacaagaTTGCAGTCAGCTAA
- the SALL4 gene encoding sal-like protein 4 isoform X2: MHHLVIGCQLLRSHIRTKAEEGPSPRSTRRLKCLLLGAPMNHPGSGNDVSRAGVSGKRPRREETHVCEKCCAEFFSLSEFLEHKKSCTKNPPVLIMHDGEGPVPSEDFSGAVLGHQPHSPSSKDGPREDGGGPGDTKEKLGAESVVFLKTETAPPPASQDVSCLPKGKVASTNVTLQALRGTRVAVNQRSVEAPPAPVPGASSIPWVLEQILCLQQQQLQQIQLTEQIRVQVNTWASHALHSGGAGADTLKALGSHVSQQVSAAVALLSQKAAGQGLALDALKQAKLPHAHVPATSGSVSQGLAPFALKPDGTRVLPNVVSRLPGALLPQAPGSVLFPSPFSTVALDPSKKGKGKPPNVSPVEVKPRDEAVLCKHKCKYCSKVFGTDSSLQIHLRSHTGERPFVCSVCGHRFTTKGNLKVHFHRHPQVKANPQLFAEFHDRMVAGNGIPHALSAPVPVDESGLSLDSKPVLATGTPSAGLPQSLSAGTNPKDLAGGPPPGDLQPGPSPEGGDGPLLLSGLGPHHSSPRVGGFRGSGTPEPGSETLKLQRLVENIDKATAEPNECLICHRVLSCQSSLKMHYRTHTGERPFQCKICGRAFSTKGNLKTHLGVHRTNTSAKTQHSCPICQKKFTNAVLLQQHIRMHMGGQIPNTPLPEHPCDFAGPEPAMVSEGGGAGAVCHDDLLESIDVDELGPPEAPGGSSLKVPLPLPSGQAASPTLGFAVTASLDAPPGKAGPAPLVLQRQSSRENGSVESDGLTNDSSSSVMGDQEYQSRSPDVLETTSFQALSPANSQAESIKSRSPDAGGKADSAENGRAEMEGRSSLPSTFIRAQPAYVKVEVPGAFVGPATVSPGMTPLLVAQPRRQAKQHGCARCGKNFSSASALQIHERTHTGEKPFVCNICGRAFTTKGNLKVHYMTHGANNSSARRGRKLAIENTMALLGTDGKRVPEMFPKEILAPSVSVDPVVWNQYTTMLNGGLAMKTNEISVIQSGGIPTLPVSLGASSIVNNTTISKLDGSQSALGAEVEKPGAADGVPKHQFPHFLEENKIAVS; this comes from the exons GTGCTCCAATGAACCACCCAGGGAGTGGCAATGACGTCAGCAGGGCTGGGGTGTCAGGGAAGAGGCCTCGTCGGGAGGAGACTCACGTCTGCGAGAAATGCTGCGCGGAGTTCTTCAGCCTCTCCGAGTTCTTGGAACACAAGAAAAGTTGCACTAAAAATCCCCCCGTCCTCATCATGCACGACGGCGAGGGGCCGGTGCCTTCAGAAGACTTCTCCGGGGCGGTGCTGGGCCACCAGCCGCACAGTCCAAGCAGTAAGGACGGTCCCAGGGAGGATGGCGGCGGCCCGGGGGACACGAAGGAGAAGCTGGGGGCCGAGTCCGTCGTGTTCTTGAAGACTGAGACGGCCCCGCCGCCCGCGTCCCAGGACGTGAGCTGTCTGCCCAAAGGCAAGGTGGCCAGCACCAACGTCACCCTCCAGGCCCTgcggggcaccagggtggccgTGAATCAGCGGAGCGTCGAGGCGCCGCCGGCCCCCGTGCCCGGCGCCAGCAGCATCCCGTGGGTCCTCGAGCAGATCCTGTGCCTCCaacagcagcagctgcagcagaTCCAGCTCACGGAGCAGATCCGCGTTCAGGTGAACACGTGGGCCTCCCACGCCCTCCACTCCGGCGGGGCGGGGGCCGACACCCTCAAGGCCTTGGGCAGCCACGTGTCCCAGCAGGTGTCTGCGGCCGTGGCCTTGCTGAGCCAGAAAGCTGCAGGCCAGGGCCTGGCTCTGGACGCCTTGAAACAGGCCAAGCTACCTCACGCGCACGTCCCCGCCACGAGCGGCTCCGTGTCCCAGGGGCTGGCGCCCTTCGCCCTGAAGCCGGACGGGACGAGGGTCCTGCCCAACGTCGTGTCGCGCCTTCCCGGCGCCCTGCTACCTCAGGCCCCCGGCTCTGTGCTCTTCCCGAGCCCTTTCTCCACCGTGGCGTTGGACCCGTccaagaaggggaaggggaagcccCCGAACGTGTCCCCGGTGGAGGTCAAGCCCAGAGACGAGGCCGTCCTCTGCAAGCACAAGTGTAAGTACTGTAGCAAGGTTTTTGGGACCGATAGCTCCTTGCAGATCCACCTGCGCTCCCACACCGGCGAGAGACCCTTCGTGTGCTCTGTCTGCGGCCACCGCTTCACCACCAAGGGCAACCTCAAGGTGCACTTTCATCGACACCCCCAGGTGAAGGCGAACCCCCAGCTGTTTGCCGAGTTCCACGACAGAATGGTGGCGGGCAATGGCATCCCCCATGCGCTCTCGGCACCGGTCCCCGTAGACGAATCGGGCCTCTCGTTAGACAGCAAACCCGTCCTCGCGACAGGGACCCCCAGTGCAGGGCTACCTCAGAGTCTCTCTGCGGGGACTAACCCCAAGGACCTCGCGGGCGGCCCCCCGCCCGGCGACCTGCAGCCCGGGCCTTCTCCAGAGGGCGGGGATGGCCCCCTGCTGCTCTCCGGGCTGGGGCCACACCACAGTTCCCCCAGGGTCGGTGGCTTCCGAGGGAGCGGGACGCCCGAGCCGGGCTCGGAGACCCTGAAGCTGCAGCGGCTGGTGGAGAACATCGACAAGGCCACCGCCGAGCCCAACGAGTGTCTCATCTGCCACCGGGTCCTGAGCTGCCAGAGCTCCCTCAAGATGCATTACCGCACCCACACCGGGGAAAGGCCGTTCCAGTGTAAGATCTGCGGTCGGGCCTTCTCCACCAAGGGCAACCTGAAGACGCACCTCGGGGTCCACCGGACCAACACGTCCGCAAAGACGCAGCATTCGTGCCCCATCTGTCAGAAGAAGTTCACCAACGCGGTCCTGCTGCAGCAGCACATCCGGATGCACATGGGCGGCCAGATTCCCAACACGCCGCTGCCCGAGCATCCCTGTGACTTCGCGGGCCCCGAGCCAGCGATGGTCAGCGAAGGCGGCGGTGCGGGGGCCGTCTGTCACGACGATCTCCTCGAGAGCATCGACGTCGACGAGCTCGGCCCCCCGGAGGCCCCCGGCGGTAGCTCCTTGAAGGTCCCGCTGCCCCTGCCCAGCGGGCAGGCCGCGTCCCCCACCCTGGGGTTCGCCGTGACGGCTTCCCTAGACGCCCCCCCCGGGAAGGCGGGTCCCGCTCCTCTCGTCCTGCAGCGGCAGAGCAGCAGAGAAAACGGTTCGGTGGAGAGTGACGGCTTGACCAACGACTCGTCCTCCTCGGTGATGGGAGACCAGGAGTACCAGAGCCGAAGTCCGGACGTCCTGGAGACCACGTCCTTCCAGGCGCTGTCCCCCGCCAACAGCCAGGCAGAAAGCATCAAGTCCAGATCTCCCGATGCCGGTGGCAAAGCAGACAGCGCCGAGAACGGCCGCGCTGAGATGGAAG GTCGTAGCAGCCTGCCATCGACATTTATCCGCGCCCAACCAGCCTATGTGAAAGTCGAAGTCCCTGGCGCGTTTGTTGGACCTGCGACCGTGTCCCCAGGCATGACTCCTTTGCTGGTGGCCCAGCCACGCCGGCAGGCCAAACAGCACGGCTGTGCACGGTGCGGGAAGAACTTCTCCTCGGCGAGCGCCCTCCAGATTCACGAGAGGACTCACACTGGGGAGAAGCCTTTCGTGTGTAACATATGTGGGCGTGCCTTTACCACCAAAGGCAACCTGAAG GTCCACTACATGACGCACGGAGCCAACAACAGTTCTGCACGCCGAGGGAGGAAGCTGGCCATCGAGAACACCATGGCTCTGTTAGGAACTGATGGGAAGAGAGTTCCCGAGATGTTTCCCAAGGAAATCCTGGCCCCCTCGGTGAGCGTGGACCCCGTCGTGTGGAACCAGTACACCACCATGCTCAATGGAGGCCTGGCCATGAAGACCAACGAAATCTCCGTGATCCAGAGTGGCGGCATCCCCACGCTCCCAGTTTCCTTGGGGGCTAGCTCCATTGTGAACAACACCACTATCTCCAAGTTGGACGGCTCCCAGTCTGCCCTCGGTGCCGAAGTGGAAAAACCGGGTGCTGCTGACGGTGTCCCCAAACACCAGTTCCCTCACttcctggaagaaaacaagaTTGCAGTCAGCTAA
- the SALL4 gene encoding sal-like protein 4 isoform X3 has translation MNHPGSGNDVSRAGVSGKRPRREETHVCEKCCAEFFSLSEFLEHKKSCTKNPPVLIMHDGEGPVPSEDFSGAVLGHQPHSPSSKDGPREDGGGPGDTKEKLGAESVVFLKTETAPPPASQDVSCLPKGKVASTNVTLQALRGTRVAVNQRSVEAPPAPVPGASSIPWVLEQILCLQQQQLQQIQLTEQIRVQVNTWASHALHSGGAGADTLKALGSHVSQQVSAAVALLSQKAAGQGLALDALKQAKLPHAHVPATSGSVSQGLAPFALKPDGTRVLPNVVSRLPGALLPQAPGSVLFPSPFSTVALDPSKKGKGKPPNVSPVEVKPRDEAVLCKHKCKYCSKVFGTDSSLQIHLRSHTGERPFVCSVCGHRFTTKGNLKVHFHRHPQVKANPQLFAEFHDRMVAGNGIPHALSAPVPVDESGLSLDSKPVLATGTPSAGLPQSLSAGTNPKDLAGGPPPGDLQPGPSPEGGDGPLLLSGLGPHHSSPRVGGFRGSGTPEPGSETLKLQRLVENIDKATAEPNECLICHRVLSCQSSLKMHYRTHTGERPFQCKICGRAFSTKGNLKTHLGVHRTNTSAKTQHSCPICQKKFTNAVLLQQHIRMHMGGQIPNTPLPEHPCDFAGPEPAMVSEGGGAGAVCHDDLLESIDVDELGPPEAPGGSSLKVPLPLPSGQAASPTLGFAVTASLDAPPGKAGPAPLVLQRQSSRENGSVESDGLTNDSSSSVMGDQEYQSRSPDVLETTSFQALSPANSQAESIKSRSPDAGGKADSAENGRAEMEGRSSLPSTFIRAQPAYVKVEVPGAFVGPATVSPGMTPLLVAQPRRQAKQHGCARCGKNFSSASALQIHERTHTGEKPFVCNICGRAFTTKGNLKVHYMTHGANNSSARRGRKLAIENTMALLGTDGKRVPEMFPKEILAPSVSVDPVVWNQYTTMLNGGLAMKTNEISVIQSGGIPTLPVSLGASSIVNNTTISKLDGSQSALGAEVEKPGAADGVPKHQFPHFLEENKIAVS, from the exons ATGAACCACCCAGGGAGTGGCAATGACGTCAGCAGGGCTGGGGTGTCAGGGAAGAGGCCTCGTCGGGAGGAGACTCACGTCTGCGAGAAATGCTGCGCGGAGTTCTTCAGCCTCTCCGAGTTCTTGGAACACAAGAAAAGTTGCACTAAAAATCCCCCCGTCCTCATCATGCACGACGGCGAGGGGCCGGTGCCTTCAGAAGACTTCTCCGGGGCGGTGCTGGGCCACCAGCCGCACAGTCCAAGCAGTAAGGACGGTCCCAGGGAGGATGGCGGCGGCCCGGGGGACACGAAGGAGAAGCTGGGGGCCGAGTCCGTCGTGTTCTTGAAGACTGAGACGGCCCCGCCGCCCGCGTCCCAGGACGTGAGCTGTCTGCCCAAAGGCAAGGTGGCCAGCACCAACGTCACCCTCCAGGCCCTgcggggcaccagggtggccgTGAATCAGCGGAGCGTCGAGGCGCCGCCGGCCCCCGTGCCCGGCGCCAGCAGCATCCCGTGGGTCCTCGAGCAGATCCTGTGCCTCCaacagcagcagctgcagcagaTCCAGCTCACGGAGCAGATCCGCGTTCAGGTGAACACGTGGGCCTCCCACGCCCTCCACTCCGGCGGGGCGGGGGCCGACACCCTCAAGGCCTTGGGCAGCCACGTGTCCCAGCAGGTGTCTGCGGCCGTGGCCTTGCTGAGCCAGAAAGCTGCAGGCCAGGGCCTGGCTCTGGACGCCTTGAAACAGGCCAAGCTACCTCACGCGCACGTCCCCGCCACGAGCGGCTCCGTGTCCCAGGGGCTGGCGCCCTTCGCCCTGAAGCCGGACGGGACGAGGGTCCTGCCCAACGTCGTGTCGCGCCTTCCCGGCGCCCTGCTACCTCAGGCCCCCGGCTCTGTGCTCTTCCCGAGCCCTTTCTCCACCGTGGCGTTGGACCCGTccaagaaggggaaggggaagcccCCGAACGTGTCCCCGGTGGAGGTCAAGCCCAGAGACGAGGCCGTCCTCTGCAAGCACAAGTGTAAGTACTGTAGCAAGGTTTTTGGGACCGATAGCTCCTTGCAGATCCACCTGCGCTCCCACACCGGCGAGAGACCCTTCGTGTGCTCTGTCTGCGGCCACCGCTTCACCACCAAGGGCAACCTCAAGGTGCACTTTCATCGACACCCCCAGGTGAAGGCGAACCCCCAGCTGTTTGCCGAGTTCCACGACAGAATGGTGGCGGGCAATGGCATCCCCCATGCGCTCTCGGCACCGGTCCCCGTAGACGAATCGGGCCTCTCGTTAGACAGCAAACCCGTCCTCGCGACAGGGACCCCCAGTGCAGGGCTACCTCAGAGTCTCTCTGCGGGGACTAACCCCAAGGACCTCGCGGGCGGCCCCCCGCCCGGCGACCTGCAGCCCGGGCCTTCTCCAGAGGGCGGGGATGGCCCCCTGCTGCTCTCCGGGCTGGGGCCACACCACAGTTCCCCCAGGGTCGGTGGCTTCCGAGGGAGCGGGACGCCCGAGCCGGGCTCGGAGACCCTGAAGCTGCAGCGGCTGGTGGAGAACATCGACAAGGCCACCGCCGAGCCCAACGAGTGTCTCATCTGCCACCGGGTCCTGAGCTGCCAGAGCTCCCTCAAGATGCATTACCGCACCCACACCGGGGAAAGGCCGTTCCAGTGTAAGATCTGCGGTCGGGCCTTCTCCACCAAGGGCAACCTGAAGACGCACCTCGGGGTCCACCGGACCAACACGTCCGCAAAGACGCAGCATTCGTGCCCCATCTGTCAGAAGAAGTTCACCAACGCGGTCCTGCTGCAGCAGCACATCCGGATGCACATGGGCGGCCAGATTCCCAACACGCCGCTGCCCGAGCATCCCTGTGACTTCGCGGGCCCCGAGCCAGCGATGGTCAGCGAAGGCGGCGGTGCGGGGGCCGTCTGTCACGACGATCTCCTCGAGAGCATCGACGTCGACGAGCTCGGCCCCCCGGAGGCCCCCGGCGGTAGCTCCTTGAAGGTCCCGCTGCCCCTGCCCAGCGGGCAGGCCGCGTCCCCCACCCTGGGGTTCGCCGTGACGGCTTCCCTAGACGCCCCCCCCGGGAAGGCGGGTCCCGCTCCTCTCGTCCTGCAGCGGCAGAGCAGCAGAGAAAACGGTTCGGTGGAGAGTGACGGCTTGACCAACGACTCGTCCTCCTCGGTGATGGGAGACCAGGAGTACCAGAGCCGAAGTCCGGACGTCCTGGAGACCACGTCCTTCCAGGCGCTGTCCCCCGCCAACAGCCAGGCAGAAAGCATCAAGTCCAGATCTCCCGATGCCGGTGGCAAAGCAGACAGCGCCGAGAACGGCCGCGCTGAGATGGAAG GTCGTAGCAGCCTGCCATCGACATTTATCCGCGCCCAACCAGCCTATGTGAAAGTCGAAGTCCCTGGCGCGTTTGTTGGACCTGCGACCGTGTCCCCAGGCATGACTCCTTTGCTGGTGGCCCAGCCACGCCGGCAGGCCAAACAGCACGGCTGTGCACGGTGCGGGAAGAACTTCTCCTCGGCGAGCGCCCTCCAGATTCACGAGAGGACTCACACTGGGGAGAAGCCTTTCGTGTGTAACATATGTGGGCGTGCCTTTACCACCAAAGGCAACCTGAAG GTCCACTACATGACGCACGGAGCCAACAACAGTTCTGCACGCCGAGGGAGGAAGCTGGCCATCGAGAACACCATGGCTCTGTTAGGAACTGATGGGAAGAGAGTTCCCGAGATGTTTCCCAAGGAAATCCTGGCCCCCTCGGTGAGCGTGGACCCCGTCGTGTGGAACCAGTACACCACCATGCTCAATGGAGGCCTGGCCATGAAGACCAACGAAATCTCCGTGATCCAGAGTGGCGGCATCCCCACGCTCCCAGTTTCCTTGGGGGCTAGCTCCATTGTGAACAACACCACTATCTCCAAGTTGGACGGCTCCCAGTCTGCCCTCGGTGCCGAAGTGGAAAAACCGGGTGCTGCTGACGGTGTCCCCAAACACCAGTTCCCTCACttcctggaagaaaacaagaTTGCAGTCAGCTAA
- the SALL4 gene encoding sal-like protein 4 isoform X1, which translates to MSRRKQAKPQHINSEEDQGEQLPQRSAAEFADAAPAAPATGEPGAPMNHPGSGNDVSRAGVSGKRPRREETHVCEKCCAEFFSLSEFLEHKKSCTKNPPVLIMHDGEGPVPSEDFSGAVLGHQPHSPSSKDGPREDGGGPGDTKEKLGAESVVFLKTETAPPPASQDVSCLPKGKVASTNVTLQALRGTRVAVNQRSVEAPPAPVPGASSIPWVLEQILCLQQQQLQQIQLTEQIRVQVNTWASHALHSGGAGADTLKALGSHVSQQVSAAVALLSQKAAGQGLALDALKQAKLPHAHVPATSGSVSQGLAPFALKPDGTRVLPNVVSRLPGALLPQAPGSVLFPSPFSTVALDPSKKGKGKPPNVSPVEVKPRDEAVLCKHKCKYCSKVFGTDSSLQIHLRSHTGERPFVCSVCGHRFTTKGNLKVHFHRHPQVKANPQLFAEFHDRMVAGNGIPHALSAPVPVDESGLSLDSKPVLATGTPSAGLPQSLSAGTNPKDLAGGPPPGDLQPGPSPEGGDGPLLLSGLGPHHSSPRVGGFRGSGTPEPGSETLKLQRLVENIDKATAEPNECLICHRVLSCQSSLKMHYRTHTGERPFQCKICGRAFSTKGNLKTHLGVHRTNTSAKTQHSCPICQKKFTNAVLLQQHIRMHMGGQIPNTPLPEHPCDFAGPEPAMVSEGGGAGAVCHDDLLESIDVDELGPPEAPGGSSLKVPLPLPSGQAASPTLGFAVTASLDAPPGKAGPAPLVLQRQSSRENGSVESDGLTNDSSSSVMGDQEYQSRSPDVLETTSFQALSPANSQAESIKSRSPDAGGKADSAENGRAEMEGRSSLPSTFIRAQPAYVKVEVPGAFVGPATVSPGMTPLLVAQPRRQAKQHGCARCGKNFSSASALQIHERTHTGEKPFVCNICGRAFTTKGNLKVHYMTHGANNSSARRGRKLAIENTMALLGTDGKRVPEMFPKEILAPSVSVDPVVWNQYTTMLNGGLAMKTNEISVIQSGGIPTLPVSLGASSIVNNTTISKLDGSQSALGAEVEKPGAADGVPKHQFPHFLEENKIAVS; encoded by the exons ATGTCGAGGCGCAAGCAGGCGAAACCCCAGCACATCAACTCCGAGGAGGACCAGGGCGAGCAGCTGCCGCAGCGGTCGGCCGCGGAGTTTGCAGATGCGGCCCCAGCCGCGCCGGCGACGGGGGAGCCGg GTGCTCCAATGAACCACCCAGGGAGTGGCAATGACGTCAGCAGGGCTGGGGTGTCAGGGAAGAGGCCTCGTCGGGAGGAGACTCACGTCTGCGAGAAATGCTGCGCGGAGTTCTTCAGCCTCTCCGAGTTCTTGGAACACAAGAAAAGTTGCACTAAAAATCCCCCCGTCCTCATCATGCACGACGGCGAGGGGCCGGTGCCTTCAGAAGACTTCTCCGGGGCGGTGCTGGGCCACCAGCCGCACAGTCCAAGCAGTAAGGACGGTCCCAGGGAGGATGGCGGCGGCCCGGGGGACACGAAGGAGAAGCTGGGGGCCGAGTCCGTCGTGTTCTTGAAGACTGAGACGGCCCCGCCGCCCGCGTCCCAGGACGTGAGCTGTCTGCCCAAAGGCAAGGTGGCCAGCACCAACGTCACCCTCCAGGCCCTgcggggcaccagggtggccgTGAATCAGCGGAGCGTCGAGGCGCCGCCGGCCCCCGTGCCCGGCGCCAGCAGCATCCCGTGGGTCCTCGAGCAGATCCTGTGCCTCCaacagcagcagctgcagcagaTCCAGCTCACGGAGCAGATCCGCGTTCAGGTGAACACGTGGGCCTCCCACGCCCTCCACTCCGGCGGGGCGGGGGCCGACACCCTCAAGGCCTTGGGCAGCCACGTGTCCCAGCAGGTGTCTGCGGCCGTGGCCTTGCTGAGCCAGAAAGCTGCAGGCCAGGGCCTGGCTCTGGACGCCTTGAAACAGGCCAAGCTACCTCACGCGCACGTCCCCGCCACGAGCGGCTCCGTGTCCCAGGGGCTGGCGCCCTTCGCCCTGAAGCCGGACGGGACGAGGGTCCTGCCCAACGTCGTGTCGCGCCTTCCCGGCGCCCTGCTACCTCAGGCCCCCGGCTCTGTGCTCTTCCCGAGCCCTTTCTCCACCGTGGCGTTGGACCCGTccaagaaggggaaggggaagcccCCGAACGTGTCCCCGGTGGAGGTCAAGCCCAGAGACGAGGCCGTCCTCTGCAAGCACAAGTGTAAGTACTGTAGCAAGGTTTTTGGGACCGATAGCTCCTTGCAGATCCACCTGCGCTCCCACACCGGCGAGAGACCCTTCGTGTGCTCTGTCTGCGGCCACCGCTTCACCACCAAGGGCAACCTCAAGGTGCACTTTCATCGACACCCCCAGGTGAAGGCGAACCCCCAGCTGTTTGCCGAGTTCCACGACAGAATGGTGGCGGGCAATGGCATCCCCCATGCGCTCTCGGCACCGGTCCCCGTAGACGAATCGGGCCTCTCGTTAGACAGCAAACCCGTCCTCGCGACAGGGACCCCCAGTGCAGGGCTACCTCAGAGTCTCTCTGCGGGGACTAACCCCAAGGACCTCGCGGGCGGCCCCCCGCCCGGCGACCTGCAGCCCGGGCCTTCTCCAGAGGGCGGGGATGGCCCCCTGCTGCTCTCCGGGCTGGGGCCACACCACAGTTCCCCCAGGGTCGGTGGCTTCCGAGGGAGCGGGACGCCCGAGCCGGGCTCGGAGACCCTGAAGCTGCAGCGGCTGGTGGAGAACATCGACAAGGCCACCGCCGAGCCCAACGAGTGTCTCATCTGCCACCGGGTCCTGAGCTGCCAGAGCTCCCTCAAGATGCATTACCGCACCCACACCGGGGAAAGGCCGTTCCAGTGTAAGATCTGCGGTCGGGCCTTCTCCACCAAGGGCAACCTGAAGACGCACCTCGGGGTCCACCGGACCAACACGTCCGCAAAGACGCAGCATTCGTGCCCCATCTGTCAGAAGAAGTTCACCAACGCGGTCCTGCTGCAGCAGCACATCCGGATGCACATGGGCGGCCAGATTCCCAACACGCCGCTGCCCGAGCATCCCTGTGACTTCGCGGGCCCCGAGCCAGCGATGGTCAGCGAAGGCGGCGGTGCGGGGGCCGTCTGTCACGACGATCTCCTCGAGAGCATCGACGTCGACGAGCTCGGCCCCCCGGAGGCCCCCGGCGGTAGCTCCTTGAAGGTCCCGCTGCCCCTGCCCAGCGGGCAGGCCGCGTCCCCCACCCTGGGGTTCGCCGTGACGGCTTCCCTAGACGCCCCCCCCGGGAAGGCGGGTCCCGCTCCTCTCGTCCTGCAGCGGCAGAGCAGCAGAGAAAACGGTTCGGTGGAGAGTGACGGCTTGACCAACGACTCGTCCTCCTCGGTGATGGGAGACCAGGAGTACCAGAGCCGAAGTCCGGACGTCCTGGAGACCACGTCCTTCCAGGCGCTGTCCCCCGCCAACAGCCAGGCAGAAAGCATCAAGTCCAGATCTCCCGATGCCGGTGGCAAAGCAGACAGCGCCGAGAACGGCCGCGCTGAGATGGAAG GTCGTAGCAGCCTGCCATCGACATTTATCCGCGCCCAACCAGCCTATGTGAAAGTCGAAGTCCCTGGCGCGTTTGTTGGACCTGCGACCGTGTCCCCAGGCATGACTCCTTTGCTGGTGGCCCAGCCACGCCGGCAGGCCAAACAGCACGGCTGTGCACGGTGCGGGAAGAACTTCTCCTCGGCGAGCGCCCTCCAGATTCACGAGAGGACTCACACTGGGGAGAAGCCTTTCGTGTGTAACATATGTGGGCGTGCCTTTACCACCAAAGGCAACCTGAAG GTCCACTACATGACGCACGGAGCCAACAACAGTTCTGCACGCCGAGGGAGGAAGCTGGCCATCGAGAACACCATGGCTCTGTTAGGAACTGATGGGAAGAGAGTTCCCGAGATGTTTCCCAAGGAAATCCTGGCCCCCTCGGTGAGCGTGGACCCCGTCGTGTGGAACCAGTACACCACCATGCTCAATGGAGGCCTGGCCATGAAGACCAACGAAATCTCCGTGATCCAGAGTGGCGGCATCCCCACGCTCCCAGTTTCCTTGGGGGCTAGCTCCATTGTGAACAACACCACTATCTCCAAGTTGGACGGCTCCCAGTCTGCCCTCGGTGCCGAAGTGGAAAAACCGGGTGCTGCTGACGGTGTCCCCAAACACCAGTTCCCTCACttcctggaagaaaacaagaTTGCAGTCAGCTAA